One genomic window of Salmo salar chromosome ssa12, Ssal_v3.1, whole genome shotgun sequence includes the following:
- the LOC106565490 gene encoding beta-crystallin B3, giving the protein MPARQAFTLTHPHTETERGREKEKLKEQGKTERVWLVRGAAKHKTSRGKMSEQQGAPEQLAAGKSQGGAGATYKVVVFEFENFCGKKVELSAECKNVIEKGCEKVGSIIVESGPWVAFERQAFGGEQFVLEKGEYPRWSTWTNSQTNNYLLSLRPLKVDSADHKLHLFENPGFAGRKMEIMDDDVPSLWVHGFQDRVASIKATNGAWVGYMFPGYRGRQYIFEHGDYKHWNDWGASTPQIQSVRRVRDMQWHKRGCFIAPTPTPAPAPAPAPTPPPPAPPTAAGTS; this is encoded by the exons ATGCCTGCTCGCCAGGCcttcacactcacacacccccatacagagacagaaagaggaagagaaaaagaaaaaTTGAAAGAACAAGGAAAAACGGAGAGAGTGTGGCTCGTACGTGGTGCAGCGAAGCACAAGACATCCAG AGGGAAAATGTCGGAGCAGCAGGGTGCACCGGAGCAGCTAGCAGCTGGAAAGagccaaggaggagcaggagccaCCTACAAG GTGGTGGTGTTTGAGTTTGAGAACTTCTGTGGGAAGAAAGTGGAGCTGTCTGCAGAGTGTAAGAATGTGATCGAAAAGGGATGTGAGAAGGTGGGATCTATCATCGTGGAATCAGGACC CTGGGTGGCATTTGAGCGCCAGGCATTCGGCGGGGAGCAGTTTGTGCTGGAGAAGGGCGAGTATCCTCGTTGGAGCACCTGGACCAACAGCCAGACTAATAACTACCTGCTGTCCCTCAGGCCACTCAAAGTG GACAGTGCGGATCACAAACTCCACCTGTTCGAGAACCCAGGCTTCGCCGGGAGGAAGATGGAGATTATGGACGACGACGTCCCCAGCCTGTGGGTCCATGGCTTTCAGGACCGCGTGGCCAGCATCAAGGCTACGAATGGAGC GTGGGTGGGCTACATGTTCCCAGGCTACAGGGGCCGCCAGTACATCTTTGAGCATGGAGACTACAAGCACTGGAATGACTGGGGAGCATCGACACCTCAGATCCAGTCCGTCCGACGCGTGCGTGACATGCAGTGGCACAAGAGAGGCTGCTTCATTGCCCCCACCCCCACTCCTGCCCCCGCCCCTGCCCCCGCCCCCACACCCCCACCACCTGCCCCCCCTACCGCCGCTGGCACCAGCTGA